Proteins co-encoded in one Thermodesulfobacteriota bacterium genomic window:
- a CDS encoding PA2779 family protein: RLKSHGLSKEEVMAKMDRMSDEQIHQLAALSDRIPAGGDGAATAAVIVLVVFIIAILMLIILRRI; the protein is encoded by the coding sequence GAGGCTTAAGAGCCATGGGCTTAGCAAAGAAGAAGTAATGGCCAAGATGGATAGGATGAGCGATGAGCAGATACATCAGTTGGCCGCCCTTTCTGACCGCATACCGGCTGGAGGAGACGGTGCGGCCACGGCGGCGGTGATTGTCTTGGTTGTTTTTATAATAGCCATATTGATGCTGATAATATTAAGAAGGATTTAG